Proteins co-encoded in one Enterobacter sp. R4-368 genomic window:
- the rraB gene encoding ribonuclease E inhibitor RraB, with protein MANPEHLEEQREETRLIIEELLEDGSDPDALYTIEHHLSADDFETLEKAAVEAFKLGYEVTEPEELELDEGEVVICCDVLSESALNADLIDAQVEQLLNLAEKFDVEYDGWGTYYEDPNGEEGDDDDEDYVDEEDDGVRH; from the coding sequence ATGGCGAACCCGGAACACCTGGAAGAACAGCGCGAAGAGACGCGTTTGATTATTGAAGAACTGCTCGAAGACGGCAGCGATCCTGATGCGCTGTATACCATTGAGCATCACCTGTCGGCAGATGATTTCGAAACGCTGGAAAAAGCCGCTGTTGAAGCCTTTAAACTGGGCTACGAAGTAACAGAGCCGGAAGAGCTGGAACTGGACGAAGGTGAAGTGGTTATCTGCTGCGATGTGCTGAGCGAAAGCGCGCTGAATGCCGATTTGATCGACGCGCAAGTTGAGCAACTGCTTAACCTGGCTGAGAAATTCGATGTGGAATACGACGGTTGGGGAACCTACTACGAAGACCCGAACGGCGAAGAGGGTGACGATGACGACGAGGATTACGTCGACGAAGAAGATGACGGTGTTCGTCACTGA
- the miaE gene encoding tRNA isopentenyl-2-thiomethyl-A-37 hydroxylase MiaE: MDYPQILSPVLNFLHCPTPQSWLDKARDPSMLPLLLTDHMVCELKAAQTAMLLVRRYVADKSGSDALLAWLKPYEEFTFREGPEPDFVALHKQIGKSVMPQTDDAWGQALIDSMVLLIKEELHHFWQVREAMLARNIPYVKITASRYAKGMLKEVRTHEPLTLVDKLICGAYIEARSCERFAALAPWLDDDLQKFYLSLLRSEARHYQDYLALAQQISTTDISPRVRHFGEVEAALISTPDAEFRFHSGVPV, from the coding sequence ATGGATTACCCGCAAATACTCTCCCCGGTTTTAAACTTTCTGCACTGCCCGACACCGCAATCCTGGCTGGACAAAGCACGCGATCCATCAATGCTGCCGCTGCTGCTTACCGATCATATGGTGTGTGAACTGAAAGCGGCGCAAACCGCCATGCTGCTGGTGCGCCGTTATGTGGCGGATAAAAGCGGGTCGGACGCGCTACTGGCGTGGCTGAAACCGTATGAAGAATTTACCTTTCGCGAAGGACCGGAGCCGGATTTTGTCGCGTTGCATAAGCAGATTGGCAAAAGCGTGATGCCGCAAACGGACGATGCCTGGGGCCAGGCGCTGATTGATAGCATGGTGCTGCTGATCAAAGAGGAGTTGCACCACTTCTGGCAGGTGCGGGAAGCGATGCTCGCCCGTAACATTCCCTACGTGAAAATTACCGCCAGCCGTTATGCGAAAGGGATGCTCAAAGAGGTTCGCACGCATGAACCGCTGACATTGGTCGATAAGTTAATCTGCGGCGCCTATATCGAAGCGCGTTCCTGCGAGCGTTTTGCTGCACTGGCGCCGTGGCTTGACGATGACTTGCAGAAATTTTACCTGTCGTTGCTGCGTTCAGAAGCGCGCCACTATCAGGATTACCTGGCGCTGGCGCAGCAGATTTCGACTACGGATATCAGCCCGCGCGTACGCCATTTCGGTGAAGTGGAAGCGGCGCTTATCTCCACACCGGATGCGGAGTTTCGTTTTCACAGCGGCGTACCGGTGTAA
- a CDS encoding GNAT family N-acetyltransferase, translating into MNVTAPVEVKMRRIAAADNAAIASVIRQVSAEYGLTADKGYTVADPELDELYQLYNRPGCAYWVVEQNGEVVGGGGVAPLKCSEPDICELQKMYFLPSARGQGLAKKLALMALEHARAQGFSRCYLETTAFLTDAIGLYEHLGFEHIDGPLGCTGHVDCEVRMLKTL; encoded by the coding sequence ATGAATGTGACCGCGCCGGTAGAGGTAAAAATGCGCCGGATTGCTGCCGCCGACAACGCAGCAATCGCATCTGTGATCCGCCAGGTATCTGCGGAATATGGCCTCACTGCCGATAAAGGCTACACCGTTGCCGACCCCGAACTGGATGAGCTCTATCAGCTTTATAACCGACCGGGTTGCGCCTATTGGGTGGTGGAGCAAAACGGCGAAGTCGTGGGCGGCGGCGGCGTCGCACCGCTGAAATGTAGCGAGCCGGATATCTGCGAACTGCAAAAGATGTATTTCCTGCCCAGCGCGCGTGGGCAAGGGCTGGCGAAGAAACTGGCGCTAATGGCGCTGGAACATGCCCGAGCGCAGGGCTTTAGCCGTTGTTATCTGGAAACCACTGCATTTCTGACCGATGCCATTGGGCTTTATGAGCACCTTGGTTTTGAGCATATCGACGGCCCGCTCGGCTGCACCGGTCACGTAGACTGTGAAGTGCGGATGCTGAAAACGCTGTGA
- a CDS encoding DUF898 family protein gives MTPETHGSVAVPVRRFLFQGSGKGYFVVWLVNILLTLITLGLYLPWALVRARRYFYENTELSGARFSYHATGRSIFVGWLCLLVLYVIFFINVAYQNVLLQLCMMGLFLIFFPWLITQGLRYQMLMTEINGVRFNFYASPLRAWWVMMGCPLLVIIASVVVFSLFVTSALSSGSYGAISVIIGIGTLVLLLGIAIMQGVYVAQWFSMLINNLQYGKLKFSAEISMKKCITIVVLSMLLFVPFILLVMVLVMPSLMTLQENAYAAGGDPEQLAMMMGPIYGKLVLSYLIYIAGAIVCFLFAFVKLRAYIYGQLTLEGNIRFSSTVAMGRMFWISITNMLVCGVTLFLAWPWAKVRMTRYLLENTHVHGDLEALTLEDHGVQPAKDPANLLARGLSFYPAVL, from the coding sequence ATGACTCCCGAAACTCATGGTTCCGTGGCGGTTCCCGTGCGCCGTTTTCTCTTTCAGGGCAGCGGGAAAGGCTATTTCGTGGTTTGGCTGGTTAATATTTTACTGACCTTAATAACGCTGGGGTTATATTTGCCGTGGGCGTTAGTGCGCGCGCGTCGTTATTTTTATGAGAATACTGAACTTAGCGGTGCGCGTTTTTCTTATCACGCGACCGGGCGTTCTATTTTTGTCGGCTGGCTCTGCCTGCTGGTGCTGTATGTGATTTTCTTTATTAATGTGGCCTACCAGAACGTGCTGTTACAGCTCTGTATGATGGGGCTGTTCCTGATTTTCTTCCCGTGGTTGATTACTCAGGGCCTGCGTTATCAAATGCTGATGACAGAGATTAACGGTGTGCGTTTTAATTTCTACGCCAGTCCGTTGCGTGCCTGGTGGGTGATGATGGGATGCCCGTTGCTGGTTATTATCGCCTCGGTGGTGGTGTTCTCCCTCTTTGTGACGTCTGCATTAAGTAGCGGCTCATATGGCGCTATTTCTGTGATAATTGGTATCGGTACATTGGTATTGCTGCTGGGGATTGCCATTATGCAGGGCGTATATGTTGCGCAATGGTTTAGCATGCTGATTAATAATTTGCAGTACGGCAAACTGAAATTCTCCGCTGAAATTTCAATGAAAAAATGCATCACCATTGTGGTGCTATCGATGCTGCTGTTTGTACCGTTTATTTTGCTGGTAATGGTACTGGTTATGCCGTCACTGATGACTCTGCAAGAGAATGCCTACGCAGCAGGTGGCGATCCGGAACAATTAGCGATGATGATGGGGCCGATTTACGGCAAATTGGTGCTGAGCTATTTGATCTATATTGCCGGGGCGATAGTCTGCTTCCTTTTCGCGTTTGTGAAACTGCGCGCCTATATTTACGGGCAACTGACGCTGGAAGGGAACATTCGTTTCTCCTCGACGGTGGCGATGGGGCGTATGTTCTGGATTTCCATTACCAATATGCTGGTGTGTGGCGTCACGCTGTTCCTGGCATGGCCGTGGGCGAAAGTGCGTATGACCCGTTATTTACTGGAAAATACCCATGTTCATGGTGACCTGGAAGCGCTGACGCTGGAAGACCATGGTGTGCAGCCCGCAAAAGATCCGGCGAACCTGCTGGCTCGCGGTTTGTCGTTCTACCCGGCGGTACTGTAA
- a CDS encoding valine--tRNA ligase yields the protein MEKTYNPKDIEQPLYEQWEKQGYFKPNGDESQESFCIMIPPPNVTGSLHMGHAFQQTIMDTMIRYQRMQGKNTLWQVGTDHAGIATQMVVERKIAAEEGKTRHDYGRDAFIDKIWQWKAESGGTITNQMRRLGNSVDWERERFTMDEGLSNAVKEVFVRLYKEDLIYRGKRLVNWDPKLRTAISDLEVENRESKGSMWHIRYPLADGAKTADGKDYLVVATTRPETLLGDTGVAVNPEDPRYKDLIGKFVVLPLVNRRIPIVGDEHADMEKGTGCVKITPAHDFNDYEVGRRHKLPMINILTFDGDIRESAQVYDTNGNESDVYPADIPAEFQKLERFAARKAIVAAVDALGLLEEIKPHDLTVPYGDRGGVVIEPMLTDQWYVRADVLAKPAVEAVENGDIQFVPKQYENMYFSWMRDIQDWCISRQLWWGHRIPAWYDNDGNVYVGRNEEEVRQENNLAADVALRQDDDVLDTWFSSALWTFSTLGWPENTDALRQFHPTSVMVSGFDIIFFWIARMIMMTMHFIKDENGKPQVPFKTVYMTGLIRDDEGQKMSKSKGNVIDPLDMVDGISLADLLEKRTGNMMQPQLAEKIRKRTEKQFPDGIEPHGTDALRFTLAALASTGRDINWDMKRLEGYRNFCNKLWNASRFVLMNTEDQDCGFNGGEMVLSLADRWILAEFNQTIKAYREALDNFRFDIAAGILYEFTWNQFCDWYLELTKPVMNGGAEAELRGTRNTLVTVLEGLLRLAHPIIPFITETIWQRVKVLKGITADTIMLQPFPQYDAAQVDEKALADTEWLKQAIIAVRNIRAEMNIAPGKPLELLLRSASEDAKRRVNDNLSFLQTLARLESITILPADDKGPVSVTKIVDGAELLIPMLGLIDKEAELARLAKEVAKVEQEIGRIESKLGNEGFVARAPEAVIAKEREKLDGYAEAKAKLIEQQAVIAAL from the coding sequence ATGGAAAAGACATACAACCCCAAAGATATCGAACAGCCGCTGTACGAGCAGTGGGAAAAGCAGGGCTATTTCAAACCGAACGGTGATGAAAGCCAGGAAAGCTTCTGCATCATGATCCCGCCGCCGAACGTCACCGGCAGTTTGCATATGGGCCACGCCTTCCAGCAGACCATCATGGATACCATGATCCGTTACCAGCGCATGCAGGGCAAAAACACCCTGTGGCAGGTCGGTACCGACCACGCCGGTATCGCGACCCAGATGGTGGTGGAGCGTAAAATTGCCGCGGAAGAAGGTAAAACCCGCCACGACTACGGCCGTGACGCCTTTATCGACAAAATCTGGCAGTGGAAGGCGGAATCGGGCGGCACCATCACCAACCAGATGCGCCGTCTCGGCAACTCCGTGGACTGGGAGCGCGAGCGTTTCACCATGGACGAAGGCCTTTCTAACGCCGTAAAAGAAGTGTTCGTCCGCCTGTATAAAGAAGACCTGATTTACCGCGGCAAACGCCTGGTGAACTGGGACCCGAAACTGCGCACGGCGATTTCCGATCTGGAAGTGGAAAACCGCGAGTCGAAAGGCTCAATGTGGCATATCCGCTACCCGCTGGCTGACGGCGCGAAAACCGCCGACGGTAAAGATTATCTGGTAGTTGCCACTACGCGTCCGGAAACCCTGCTCGGTGATACCGGCGTGGCGGTGAACCCGGAAGATCCGCGCTACAAAGATCTGATTGGCAAATTCGTGGTGTTGCCGCTGGTCAACCGCCGTATTCCGATTGTCGGCGACGAACACGCCGACATGGAAAAAGGCACCGGCTGCGTGAAAATCACCCCGGCGCACGACTTTAACGACTATGAAGTCGGCCGTCGCCACAAGCTGCCGATGATCAACATCCTGACCTTTGACGGCGATATCCGTGAAAGCGCGCAGGTATATGACACTAACGGCAATGAATCCGACGTTTACCCGGCGGATATCCCGGCTGAGTTTCAGAAGCTGGAGCGTTTTGCCGCGCGTAAAGCGATTGTCGCGGCGGTGGACGCGCTTGGCCTGCTGGAAGAGATCAAACCGCACGACCTGACCGTTCCGTACGGCGATCGCGGCGGCGTGGTTATCGAACCGATGCTCACCGACCAGTGGTACGTCCGTGCGGATGTGCTGGCGAAACCGGCGGTAGAAGCGGTGGAAAACGGCGATATCCAGTTCGTGCCGAAACAGTACGAAAACATGTATTTCTCCTGGATGCGCGACATTCAGGACTGGTGTATCTCCCGCCAGTTGTGGTGGGGTCACCGTATTCCGGCGTGGTACGACAACGACGGCAACGTTTATGTTGGCCGCAACGAAGAGGAAGTGCGCCAGGAAAACAATCTGGCCGCCGATGTTGCCCTGCGCCAGGACGATGACGTGCTGGATACCTGGTTCTCCTCCGCGCTGTGGACCTTCTCGACCCTCGGCTGGCCGGAAAACACCGACGCGCTGCGCCAGTTCCACCCGACCAGCGTGATGGTTTCTGGCTTCGACATCATCTTCTTCTGGATTGCGCGCATGATCATGATGACCATGCACTTCATCAAAGATGAAAATGGCAAGCCGCAGGTGCCGTTTAAAACGGTCTATATGACCGGTCTTATCCGCGACGACGAAGGCCAGAAGATGTCCAAATCCAAGGGCAACGTCATTGACCCGCTGGATATGGTTGACGGTATTTCGCTGGCGGATCTGCTGGAAAAACGCACCGGTAACATGATGCAGCCGCAGCTGGCAGAGAAAATCCGCAAGCGCACCGAGAAACAGTTCCCGGACGGCATTGAACCGCACGGCACCGACGCCCTGCGCTTCACCCTCGCGGCGCTAGCTTCTACCGGTCGTGACATCAACTGGGATATGAAGCGCCTGGAAGGTTACCGTAACTTCTGTAACAAGCTGTGGAACGCCAGCCGCTTTGTACTGATGAACACCGAAGATCAGGATTGCGGCTTCAACGGCGGCGAAATGGTGCTGTCGCTGGCAGACCGCTGGATCCTCGCGGAATTCAACCAGACCATCAAAGCCTACCGTGAGGCGCTGGATAACTTCCGCTTCGATATCGCCGCAGGCATTTTGTATGAGTTCACCTGGAACCAGTTCTGCGACTGGTATCTGGAGCTGACCAAACCGGTAATGAACGGTGGTGCTGAAGCGGAACTGCGCGGTACCCGCAACACGCTGGTCACCGTGCTGGAAGGTCTGCTGCGCCTTGCTCATCCGATCATTCCGTTTATCACTGAAACCATCTGGCAGCGCGTGAAAGTGCTGAAAGGCATTACCGCCGACACCATCATGCTGCAGCCGTTCCCGCAGTACGACGCGGCGCAGGTGGATGAGAAAGCGCTGGCAGACACCGAGTGGCTGAAGCAGGCGATCATCGCGGTACGTAACATTCGCGCCGAAATGAACATCGCGCCGGGGAAACCGCTGGAGCTGCTGCTGCGTAGCGCGAGCGAGGACGCGAAGCGCCGTGTGAACGACAACCTGAGCTTCCTGCAAACGCTGGCGCGTCTGGAGAGCATTACCATTCTGCCTGCCGACGATAAAGGCCCGGTTTCGGTAACCAAAATCGTTGATGGCGCAGAGCTGCTGATCCCGATGCTGGGTCTTATCGACAAAGAGGCGGAGCTGGCGCGTCTGGCGAAAGAAGTGGCGAAAGTTGAGCAGGAAATTGGCCGCATCGAAAGCAAACTGGGCAACGAAGGTTTCGTGGCGCGCGCGCCGGAAGCGGTAATTGCCAAAGAGCGCGAGAAGCTGGATGGCTATGCGGAAGCAAAAGCGAAGCTGATTGAGCAGCAGGCGGTTATCGCCGCGCTGTAA
- the holC gene encoding DNA polymerase III subunit chi, with protein MKNATFYLLDNDTQQDGLSAVEQLVCEIAAERWRNGKRVLIACADEQQAIRLDEALWARPAESFVPHNLAGEGPRGGAPVELAWPQKRNSSPRDILISLRAEFADFATAFTEVIDFVPHEDSLKQLARERYKAYRMAGFNLNTATWK; from the coding sequence ATGAAAAATGCGACGTTCTACCTTCTGGATAATGATACCCAACAGGATGGCTTAAGCGCCGTCGAACAACTGGTGTGTGAAATTGCCGCAGAACGTTGGCGTAACGGTAAACGCGTGCTGATTGCCTGTGCCGATGAGCAACAAGCTATTCGTCTGGATGAAGCGCTGTGGGCGCGCCCGGCGGAGAGCTTTGTCCCGCACAACCTGGCAGGCGAAGGACCTCGCGGCGGTGCGCCAGTGGAGCTGGCCTGGCCTCAAAAACGCAACAGCAGCCCGCGCGATATTTTGATCAGCCTGCGCGCGGAATTTGCAGATTTTGCCACCGCTTTCACAGAAGTGATAGACTTCGTTCCTCACGAAGATTCTCTGAAACAACTGGCGCGCGAACGCTATAAAGCGTACCGCATGGCTGGTTTCAACCTGAACACGGCAACCTGGAAATAA
- the pepA gene encoding leucyl aminopeptidase → MEFSVKSGSPEKQRSACIVVGVFEPRRLSPIAEQLDKISDGYISALLRRGELEGKPGQTLLLHHVPNVLSERILLIGCGKERELDERQYKQVIQKTINTLNDTGSMEAVCFLTELHVKGRNTYWKVRQAVETAKETLYSFDQLKTNKSEPRRPLRKMVFNVPTRRELTSGERAIQHGLAIAAGIKAAKDLGNMPPNICNAGYLASQARQLADTYSKNVVTRVIGEQQMRELGMHSYLAVGQGSQNESLMSVIEYKGNPAEDARPIVLVGKGLTFDSGGISIKPAEGMDEMKYDMCGAAAVYGVMRMVAELQLPINVIGVLAGCENMPGGRAYRPGDVLTTMSGQTVEVLNTDAEGRLVLCDVLTYVERFEPEAVIDVATLTGACVIALGHHITGLLSNHNPLAHELIGASEQAGDRAWRLPMADEYQEQLESNFADMANIGGRPGGAITAGCFLSRFARKYNWAHLDIAGTAWRSGKAKGATGRPVALLSQFLLNRAGFNGEE, encoded by the coding sequence ATGGAGTTCAGTGTAAAAAGCGGTAGCCCGGAGAAACAGCGGAGTGCCTGCATCGTTGTGGGCGTCTTTGAACCGCGCCGGCTCTCTCCGATCGCCGAGCAACTCGATAAAATCAGTGACGGCTACATCAGTGCGCTGCTGCGTCGCGGGGAACTGGAAGGCAAGCCGGGGCAGACGTTGTTGCTGCACCACGTACCGAATGTCCTCTCCGAACGTATTTTACTGATTGGCTGTGGTAAAGAGCGTGAACTGGACGAGCGCCAGTATAAGCAGGTGATTCAAAAAACCATTAACACGCTGAATGATACCGGCTCAATGGAAGCCGTCTGCTTCCTGACCGAACTGCATGTAAAAGGGCGGAATACTTACTGGAAAGTACGCCAGGCCGTTGAGACCGCGAAAGAGACCCTTTACAGCTTCGACCAACTGAAAACCAACAAAAGCGAGCCGCGCCGTCCGCTGCGTAAAATGGTGTTCAACGTGCCGACCCGCCGCGAGCTGACCAGCGGCGAGCGCGCCATTCAGCACGGTCTGGCGATTGCCGCCGGTATCAAAGCGGCGAAAGATCTCGGCAATATGCCGCCAAATATCTGTAACGCGGGCTACCTCGCGTCTCAGGCGCGCCAGTTAGCTGACACCTACAGCAAAAATGTGGTGACCCGCGTGATTGGCGAGCAGCAGATGCGCGAGCTGGGCATGCACTCGTACCTCGCGGTCGGCCAGGGTTCGCAAAACGAATCGCTGATGTCGGTGATTGAATACAAAGGCAACCCGGCGGAAGACGCGCGTCCAATCGTGCTGGTCGGTAAAGGCCTGACTTTTGACTCCGGCGGTATCTCCATCAAGCCTGCTGAAGGCATGGATGAGATGAAGTACGACATGTGCGGCGCGGCGGCGGTGTATGGCGTGATGCGCATGGTTGCTGAACTGCAACTGCCGATCAACGTAATTGGCGTGCTTGCTGGCTGTGAAAACATGCCTGGCGGGCGCGCTTATCGTCCGGGCGACGTGCTGACCACTATGTCCGGCCAGACGGTAGAAGTGCTGAACACCGACGCCGAAGGCCGTCTGGTACTGTGCGACGTGCTGACTTACGTTGAGCGTTTCGAGCCGGAAGCGGTAATCGATGTCGCGACATTGACCGGTGCGTGTGTGATTGCGCTCGGCCACCACATCACCGGACTGCTGTCGAACCACAACCCGTTGGCGCACGAACTGATTGGCGCGTCCGAGCAGGCGGGCGATCGCGCGTGGCGTTTGCCGATGGCCGATGAGTACCAGGAACAACTGGAATCTAACTTCGCGGATATGGCGAACATTGGCGGCCGTCCCGGCGGGGCAATCACCGCTGGCTGCTTCCTTTCTCGCTTTGCCCGTAAGTATAACTGGGCGCACCTGGACATCGCCGGTACTGCATGGCGTTCCGGTAAAGCCAAAGGCGCAACCGGTCGTCCGGTGGCGTTGCTGTCGCAGTTCCTGCTGAACCGCGCCGGGTTTAACGGCGAAGAGTAA
- the lptF gene encoding LPS export ABC transporter permease LptF: MIIIRYLVRETLKSQLAILFILLLIFFCQKLVRILGAAADGEIPTNLVLSLLGLGVPEMAQLILPLSLFLGLLMTLGKLYTESEITVMHACGLSRAVLVKAAMILALFTGIVAAVNVMWAGPWSSRHQDQVLADAKANPGMAALAQGQFQQATDGNSVLFIEGVEGKNFKNVFLAQIRTKGSARPSVVVADSGHLSQHKDGSQVVTLNTGTRFEGTAMLRDFRITDFQNYQAIIGHQAVALDPSDTEQMDMRTLFKTDTPRARAELHWRLTLVFTVVMMALMVVPLSVVNPRQGRVLSMLPAMLLYLVFFLLQTTLRSNGAKGKLDPLVWMWLVNLAYLALAVVLNLWDTVPMRRVRARFTRKGAL; the protein is encoded by the coding sequence GTGATAATCATAAGATATCTGGTACGGGAGACGCTAAAAAGCCAGCTTGCGATCCTATTCATCCTGCTTCTGATTTTCTTTTGTCAGAAACTGGTCAGGATTTTAGGCGCAGCCGCTGATGGCGAAATCCCGACGAACCTCGTGCTCTCACTGCTGGGGCTGGGCGTGCCGGAAATGGCGCAGCTTATCCTGCCGTTGAGTCTGTTCCTCGGTCTGTTGATGACGCTGGGCAAACTTTATACCGAAAGTGAAATCACCGTGATGCACGCCTGCGGCCTGAGCCGCGCGGTATTGGTGAAAGCGGCGATGATCCTCGCGTTGTTCACCGGCATTGTCGCTGCGGTCAACGTTATGTGGGCGGGCCCGTGGTCTTCCCGCCATCAGGATCAGGTGCTTGCCGACGCGAAAGCGAACCCCGGCATGGCGGCGCTGGCACAAGGGCAATTCCAGCAGGCGACGGATGGCAATTCGGTGCTGTTTATCGAAGGCGTTGAGGGCAAAAACTTCAAGAATGTCTTCCTGGCGCAGATTCGTACTAAAGGTTCCGCCCGTCCATCAGTCGTCGTGGCGGATTCCGGACATCTCTCGCAGCACAAAGATGGCTCTCAGGTGGTGACGCTCAATACCGGTACCCGTTTTGAAGGCACCGCCATGCTGCGCGATTTCCGCATCACTGATTTCCAGAACTATCAGGCGATTATTGGCCACCAGGCGGTGGCGCTCGATCCGTCAGATACCGAGCAGATGGACATGCGCACGCTATTCAAAACCGATACGCCGCGCGCGCGCGCCGAACTGCACTGGCGCTTAACGCTGGTGTTTACGGTCGTTATGATGGCGCTGATGGTAGTGCCGCTGAGCGTGGTCAACCCGCGTCAGGGCCGCGTACTGTCGATGCTCCCCGCCATGCTGCTTTATCTGGTCTTCTTCCTGCTGCAAACCACGCTGCGCTCGAACGGTGCGAAAGGCAAACTCGATCCGTTGGTGTGGATGTGGCTGGTAAACCTGGCCTATTTAGCGCTGGCTGTGGTGCTGAACTTGTGGGATACGGTGCCAATGCGCCGGGTTCGCGCCCGTTTTACGCGTAAAGGAGCGCTATAA
- the lptG gene encoding LPS export ABC transporter permease LptG, with protein sequence MQAFGVLDRYIGKTIFTTIMMTLFMLVSLSGIIKFVDQLKKAGQGSYDALGAGMYTILSIPKDIQIFFPMAALLGALLGLGMLAQRSELVVMQASGYTRMQVALSVMKTAIPLVLLTMAIGEWVAPQGEQMARNQRAQSMYGGSLLSTQSGLWAKDGNNFIYIERVKGDDELGGVSIYAFNKERRLQSVRYAASAKFDPQEKLWRLSQVDESNLTDPKQVTGAQTVSGTWKTNLTPDKLGVVALDPDALSISGLHNYVKYLKSSGQDSGRYQLNMWSKIFQPLSVAVMMLMALSFIFGPLRSVAMGVRVVTGISFGFVFYVLDQIFGPLTLVYGIPPVVGALLPSASFFLISLWLMTRKS encoded by the coding sequence ATGCAGGCTTTTGGCGTACTTGACCGCTATATCGGTAAAACCATTTTCACCACCATCATGATGACGCTGTTTATGCTGGTGTCGCTCTCCGGCATTATCAAGTTTGTCGATCAGCTGAAAAAAGCAGGCCAGGGGAGCTATGACGCGCTGGGCGCCGGGATGTACACCATTCTCAGCATCCCGAAAGATATTCAGATCTTCTTCCCGATGGCGGCGCTGCTTGGCGCGCTGTTAGGGCTGGGCATGCTGGCGCAGCGCAGCGAGCTGGTGGTCATGCAGGCTTCCGGCTACACCCGCATGCAGGTGGCGCTGTCGGTAATGAAAACCGCTATTCCGCTGGTGCTGCTGACCATGGCGATTGGCGAGTGGGTCGCGCCGCAGGGTGAGCAAATGGCGCGTAACCAGCGTGCGCAGTCGATGTATGGCGGCTCGCTGCTCTCCACGCAGTCAGGTTTGTGGGCGAAAGATGGTAATAACTTTATCTATATTGAGCGTGTAAAAGGCGACGATGAACTCGGCGGCGTGAGCATTTATGCCTTCAATAAAGAGCGTCGTTTGCAGTCGGTGCGTTATGCCGCGTCGGCGAAGTTCGATCCGCAGGAGAAACTCTGGCGACTGTCGCAGGTTGATGAATCTAACCTGACGGACCCGAAACAAGTTACCGGTGCGCAAACCGTGAGTGGCACCTGGAAAACGAACCTGACGCCGGACAAACTTGGCGTGGTGGCGCTGGATCCGGACGCGCTCTCGATCAGCGGTTTGCACAACTACGTGAAGTACCTCAAATCGAGTGGCCAGGATTCCGGGCGCTACCAGCTCAATATGTGGAGCAAAATCTTCCAGCCGCTGTCCGTGGCGGTGATGATGCTGATGGCGCTGTCGTTTATCTTCGGGCCGCTGCGTAGCGTGGCGATGGGCGTACGTGTTGTCACCGGTATCAGTTTCGGCTTTGTCTTCTACGTGCTGGATCAGATTTTCGGCCCGTTGACGCTGGTGTACGGCATCCCGCCAGTCGTCGGCGCGCTGTTGCCGAGCGCCAGCTTTTTCCTCATTAGTCTGTGGCTGATGACGCGAAAAAGCTAG